One part of the Paenibacillus silvisoli genome encodes these proteins:
- a CDS encoding isoprenyl transferase produces MLQRLRALFGKASAKPTSPALDPDAIPKHIAIIMDGNGRWAKSRGLPRMAGHHSGMKTVKRITMAADRLGVRYLTLYAFSTENWKRPKAEVEFLMKLPQEFLSIELKDLIENNVQVRMMGHKGDLPDHTLRAVEEAIAQTANNDGLVLNFALNYGSRKEMIEAVRHIGQSVSEGKLSPDDITEATMEEHLLSAGIPDPDLLIRTSGELRLSNFMLWQLAYSEMWFTDVYWPEFTEEHFYEAVREYQRRGRRYGGL; encoded by the coding sequence GTGTTACAGCGATTGAGGGCTTTATTCGGCAAAGCGTCTGCGAAACCGACTTCGCCGGCGCTTGATCCGGATGCCATCCCGAAGCATATTGCCATCATTATGGACGGTAACGGCAGATGGGCGAAGAGCAGAGGATTACCTCGTATGGCCGGCCATCATTCCGGCATGAAGACGGTCAAACGAATTACGATGGCGGCAGACCGGCTTGGCGTTAGATATTTGACGCTTTACGCCTTCTCTACGGAAAATTGGAAGCGGCCGAAGGCCGAAGTGGAGTTTCTGATGAAGCTGCCGCAGGAGTTTCTTTCCATTGAGCTGAAGGATCTCATTGAGAATAACGTACAGGTTCGGATGATGGGGCATAAAGGGGATTTGCCGGACCATACGCTGCGAGCGGTTGAAGAGGCGATTGCCCAAACCGCGAACAATGATGGTTTAGTGCTCAACTTTGCATTGAATTACGGCAGCCGCAAAGAAATGATCGAAGCGGTGCGCCATATCGGTCAATCGGTCAGCGAAGGCAAGCTTTCGCCGGATGACATTACCGAAGCGACGATGGAGGAGCATCTCCTCTCTGCAGGCATTCCGGATCCGGACTTGCTTATTCGTACGAGCGGCGAGCTTCGGCTAAGCAATTTCATGCTATGGCAGCTCGCTTACAGCGAAATGTGGTTTACAGACGTTTATTGGCCTGAGTTTACCGAGGAGCATTTTTACGAAGCCGTCCGCGAATATCAGCGGCGCGGCCGACGCTACGGTGGACTGTAA
- a CDS encoding phosphatidate cytidylyltransferase → MKQRIITGVIGGAAFIFLTVLGGWFFFALLLLLAIIGFKEYTRMNGVSATHPLSLIGFAGMLVLFIPWNDFGWESPAAIHTLWFLMFLLFTVTVLTKNAITIDGAALMLLGALYVGYGFHAMYEVRNADSHGLLTTCMAFGAIWASDIGAYFTGRAIGKRKLWPSISPNKTIEGSIGGIVLALAIAVVFALVYPDIITIGRALLIGLIAAVAGQLGDLIQSAYKRIRGIKDTGTLLPGHGGVLDRCDSWLIVFPLLVMTDLLPL, encoded by the coding sequence GTGAAACAACGTATAATTACCGGCGTCATTGGCGGCGCGGCATTTATCTTTTTAACTGTACTCGGCGGATGGTTTTTCTTTGCACTCCTCCTTTTACTAGCCATTATCGGATTCAAGGAATATACACGGATGAATGGCGTCTCCGCCACGCATCCGTTATCTTTAATTGGGTTTGCAGGGATGCTCGTCCTTTTCATTCCATGGAATGATTTTGGATGGGAATCGCCTGCGGCGATACATACGCTTTGGTTCTTGATGTTTTTGCTGTTTACGGTTACCGTTCTGACGAAAAACGCGATTACGATCGACGGCGCTGCTTTGATGCTTCTTGGCGCCCTTTATGTAGGCTACGGCTTCCATGCCATGTACGAAGTCCGTAATGCGGACTCCCATGGGCTGCTCACCACCTGCATGGCGTTCGGAGCGATTTGGGCGTCGGATATCGGCGCGTATTTCACGGGACGGGCGATTGGCAAGCGTAAGCTTTGGCCGTCGATCAGCCCAAACAAGACGATAGAAGGCTCGATTGGCGGTATTGTGCTAGCACTTGCCATCGCAGTCGTTTTTGCATTGGTTTATCCCGATATCATCACGATCGGTCGGGCGCTGTTAATCGGTCTGATCGCAGCCGTAGCGGGTCAGCTCGGAGATTTGATTCAGTCTGCGTACAAACGGATACGAGGAATTAAGGATACAGGTACGCTGCTGCCAGGTCATGGCGGCGTACTCGACCGCTGCGACAGCTGGCTGATCGTGTTTCCGCTGCTCGTCATGACCGATTTGCTTCCGCTCTGA
- a CDS encoding 1-deoxy-D-xylulose-5-phosphate reductoisomerase: MKKITILGSTGSIGTQTLDIIGHEPDRYQVEGLSAGTNVQLLIEQANRFKPKSVCVATRELADEARVHLPLGTKVLYGNDGLIELAADNEADTVVTAIVGSRGLEATLAAIDAGKHIGLANKETLVTAGHIVMRRAAERGVSILPIDSEHSAIFQCLNGERRSDVHRITLTASGGSFRDRTRAELEGVTVAQALNHPNWSMGAKITIDSATMANKGLEVIEAHWLFDLAYNQIDVIIHPESIIHSYVEFVDHSIIAQLGLPDMRVPIQYALTYPERRPTPTESLNLAKLSKLHFREMDFDRYPCLRFAYESGQAGQSAPTVFNAANETAVARFLAGEITFLEIESVIATVLDRHQLVDVPDVASIAAVDAWARREASSI; this comes from the coding sequence TTGAAAAAGATTACGATTCTAGGCTCCACCGGGTCGATCGGGACGCAAACGTTGGATATTATCGGCCATGAGCCGGACCGGTACCAGGTTGAAGGGTTGTCGGCCGGCACGAATGTGCAGCTGTTGATCGAGCAAGCGAACCGGTTTAAGCCGAAGAGCGTCTGCGTCGCCACGCGAGAGCTGGCGGATGAAGCGCGCGTCCATCTCCCGCTCGGCACGAAAGTGCTGTACGGAAACGACGGGCTTATCGAGCTTGCCGCCGACAACGAGGCGGATACGGTCGTCACCGCGATCGTCGGAAGCAGGGGGCTCGAGGCAACATTGGCCGCTATCGACGCAGGCAAACATATCGGCCTTGCCAATAAAGAAACGCTCGTTACCGCAGGTCATATCGTGATGCGAAGAGCGGCAGAACGCGGCGTATCCATCCTGCCGATCGACAGCGAGCATTCCGCGATCTTTCAATGCTTGAACGGCGAGCGCCGCAGCGATGTTCATCGCATAACGTTAACCGCTTCAGGCGGCTCGTTCCGGGACCGGACGCGAGCCGAGCTGGAAGGCGTGACGGTTGCTCAAGCGCTGAATCATCCAAACTGGTCCATGGGCGCGAAAATTACGATCGATTCGGCGACAATGGCGAATAAGGGCCTCGAGGTCATTGAAGCGCATTGGCTGTTCGATCTAGCCTATAATCAAATCGATGTCATCATCCATCCGGAGAGCATCATTCACTCGTATGTCGAATTTGTCGATCATAGCATTATTGCGCAGCTCGGCCTGCCGGATATGCGCGTGCCGATTCAGTACGCGCTGACGTACCCGGAACGCAGGCCGACGCCGACCGAATCGCTGAACTTGGCCAAGCTGTCGAAGCTTCATTTCCGCGAAATGGATTTTGACCGTTACCCATGCCTTCGATTCGCATACGAGAGCGGTCAAGCGGGACAATCCGCGCCGACCGTATTCAATGCCGCGAACGAGACGGCGGTAGCTCGATTCCTTGCCGGGGAAATTACGTTCTTGGAGATCGAATCCGTCATCGCAACCGTATTGGATCGTCATCAGCTCGTCGACGTGCCGGATGTCGCATCGATCGCAGCCGTAGATGCTTGGGCAAGGAGAGAAGCGTCGAGCATCTAG